In Camelina sativa cultivar DH55 chromosome 17, Cs, whole genome shotgun sequence, the genomic stretch ATGGGTAGGGTTAAGTTGAAGATTAAAAGGCTTGAGAGCACAAGTAACAGGCAAGTTACATACACGAAGAGAAAAAATGGGATATTGAAGAAAGCCAAAGAGTTATCCATTTTGTGTGATATTGATATTGTCCTTCTTATGTTTTCTCCTACCGGAAGGGCTACTGCTTTCCATGGAGAACACAGGTATTATAACATTCCCAcaactttgtttctcttttatcaTCTTTAATTCTGTGGTTTAGAACTCGTAAAACTTTGTGTAAAGATTCAGCTGGAATGGTTAAGAGTATTGAGAAGATCACACAATGCATAAGTAGGAACAGATTAGGGGTAATTTGACAGGTTGATTTAGTTGAGAGCTTTTAGCTTTGTGGAGAGATTAGGGACTCTAAACATACTCTAAACTGTTCTATTTTCCTTTCAGTTATCAATTCTCAGATATTGTTCTAAAGAGTGATTCTAGCTTCTAGTTCTTGCAAGACTCTAAACTATTAGAGGGGGATGATAGATTGAGGTTCTGTACTCAAGTTTCTTGCAATATACTGATATAGGACTTCACTTGTTTTTTTGTGCAGTTGCATTGAAGAGGTTATTTCCAAGTTTGCGCAATTAACTCCACAAGAAAGGACAAAAAGGTATGGTAAGCATTATTTAAAAGTTTGGATACTATCAATCCTTTGATGCAATTTCTGTTACGAAACTAAAatcaaagtgttttttttttttttttaatgcaacaGGAAACTGGAGAGCCTTGAAGTAAAGACATAAAAACTCActgagtttcttcttttctgtaTCATCaactttttgatttgtttgaaacaaaaaattgagcTGATTTGTTTTGCTCAATTGCAGGCATTGAAGAAGACTTTTAAGAAACTGGATCATGATGTAAATATACATGACTTTTTAGGAGCAAGGTACATTCCATGagttcttataattaataaccATATCTTGTCATTGTAAGCCTCTGAATATATCTGAGATGTTGTTGTCTACTCTATCCTGCAGGAATCAAACTATTGAGGTATGGATCAACCATCTCCGGTTCTTGAACTTTCGTGGATACCTAATTAATCTCTTTGAGTCAAATTGCTTAAGTTCGTGTTAAAATGACCTCACATGACAGGGTCTAAGTAACCAAGTAGCGATATACCAAGCTCAGCTTATGGAGTGTCATAGGAGGTTGAGGTGTGAAAAATTATAGTTTCCTGAGTTATAAATTTTGCTTCTTGAAATCTTAGTTTCAATCTTAtgtaagtatttttcttctGGTGGGTGTTTTCAGTTGCTGGACGAACATTGATAGAATAGAAAACACAGAGCACCTCAGTTTATTGGAAGAATCATTGAGGAAATCTATTGAAAGAATCCAGATTCACAAGGTATGTTattatgttttccttttcacTCAATCATTATAGACCTAAGATTCAGGAGttcatttcataaaatatacttACGAAAGACAATATCCTACATTTTTTCAGGAACATTACACAAAGAACCAACTTTTACCAATAGAGTGTACAACAACACAGGTTATAACCATTTGtctcctttcctctcttcttctctctgtctctcttcaGGATATGTTCTTAACCAGACCAAGCTTTTAAATGCAGTTTCACAGCGGGATACAGTTGCCTATGGCGATGGGAGGTAATAGTAATATGCAAGAAGCTCACTCGATGTCTTGGCTTCCTGATAATGATAACCAGCAAACAATCTTACCTGGTGATTCCAGTTATCTTCCTCATAGGTAAGAGTCTAAGTCACAATTAGAAAAAAGCAATTTCACTATGAAAGTGCTTACTCAAGTTATGGTTTAATGATTCAAACAGAGAGATTGATGGATCGATTCCCGTTTACTCTAGCTGCTTTTTTGAGTCTATTAAACCAGAAGATCAGATATGCAGCAACCCGGGACAACAGTTTGAGCACTTAGAACAACAAGGAAACGGTTGTTTGGGTTTACAACAACTTGGAGAGGAATATTCATATCCTACACCATTTGGTTCTACTTTGGGAATGGAAGACGAtcaagagaaaaagataaaatctgAA encodes the following:
- the LOC104756222 gene encoding agamous-like MADS-box protein AGL65, giving the protein MGRVKLKIKRLESTSNRQVTYTKRKNGILKKAKELSILCDIDIVLLMFSPTGRATAFHGEHSCIEEVISKFAQLTPQERTKRKLESLEALKKTFKKLDHDVNIHDFLGARNQTIEGLSNQVAIYQAQLMECHRRLSCWTNIDRIENTEHLSLLEESLRKSIERIQIHKEHYTKNQLLPIECTTTQFHSGIQLPMAMGGNSNMQEAHSMSWLPDNDNQQTILPGDSSYLPHREIDGSIPVYSSCFFESIKPEDQICSNPGQQFEHLEQQGNGCLGLQQLGEEYSYPTPFGSTLGMEDDQEKKIKSEMELNNLQQQQQQQQQQQQQQQQQLDPSMYDPMANDNSGCFQIPHDQSMFVNDHHHHHHHHHQNWVPDSMFGQTSYNQQPN